From the genome of Amycolatopsis sp. NBC_01488, one region includes:
- a CDS encoding cation diffusion facilitator family transporter, giving the protein MGHGHGHGQSVAPASASGRYVRSLTIALCVGAGFMVLEFVVGFTTGSLALISDAAHMFTDVLGVGMALTAIILARRTGPTVSRTFGLYRAEVLAALANAVLLFGVAGYVLVEAIGRIGDPPAVPGLPVLLAATAGLAANLVSFAVLRSGAKESLNVRGAYLEVLADLIGSVGVLVSGALTLLTGWRYADPIIGVAIGLFVLPRTWTLARRALRILFQHAPQGVDVGAINAELAALPGVADVHDLHVWTLTSGMEVASAHLTLAPPAQQSDVLTEAQNLLASRYAIEHATLQVEGPQCARRCQELSW; this is encoded by the coding sequence ATGGGACACGGCCACGGCCACGGGCAGTCGGTCGCGCCGGCGAGCGCGTCGGGCCGGTACGTGCGGAGCCTGACCATCGCCCTGTGCGTCGGCGCCGGCTTCATGGTGCTCGAGTTCGTCGTCGGCTTCACCACCGGCTCGCTGGCCCTGATCTCCGACGCGGCGCACATGTTCACCGACGTCCTCGGGGTCGGCATGGCGCTCACGGCGATCATCCTGGCGCGCCGCACCGGCCCCACGGTCAGCCGCACGTTCGGGCTGTACCGCGCGGAGGTGCTGGCCGCGCTGGCCAACGCCGTCCTGCTCTTCGGCGTCGCGGGCTACGTCCTCGTCGAGGCGATCGGCCGGATCGGCGACCCGCCCGCGGTGCCCGGCCTGCCGGTGCTGCTGGCCGCGACGGCCGGTCTCGCGGCCAACCTCGTGTCGTTCGCCGTGCTGCGTTCGGGTGCGAAGGAAAGCCTCAACGTCCGCGGCGCGTACCTCGAGGTGCTGGCTGACCTGATCGGCTCGGTCGGCGTGCTGGTCAGCGGCGCGCTGACGCTGCTGACGGGCTGGCGCTACGCCGACCCGATCATCGGCGTCGCGATCGGGCTGTTCGTGCTGCCGCGCACGTGGACGCTGGCCCGCCGCGCGTTGCGCATCCTCTTCCAGCACGCGCCCCAGGGCGTCGACGTCGGCGCGATCAACGCCGAGCTGGCCGCGCTGCCGGGCGTCGCGGACGTGCACGACCTGCACGTCTGGACGCTGACGTCGGGCATGGAGGTGGCGTCGGCGCACCTGACGCTCGCACCGCCCGCGCAGCAATCGGACGTGCTGACCGAGGCGCAGAACCTGCTGGCTTCGCGCTATGCGATCGAGCACGCGACACTGCAGGTCGAGGGGCCGCAGTGCGCGCGGCGGTGCCAGGAACTCTCCTGGTAG
- a CDS encoding MarR family winged helix-turn-helix transcriptional regulator: protein MSADPITDDVVALLARIVDRFVGSYESAAAAQGLTTVQAKVLGALGEPLPMHRIAEKLNSERSNVTGIIDRLEARGLVERRPDDRDRRIKNIVATPAGAVLARNFRRSLGFAAEPLAALDPEDRVRLRDLLRRMVDVEA from the coding sequence ATGAGCGCTGACCCGATCACCGACGACGTCGTGGCCCTGCTCGCGCGGATCGTCGACCGGTTCGTCGGCTCCTACGAATCCGCGGCGGCCGCGCAGGGACTGACGACGGTGCAGGCCAAGGTGCTCGGCGCGCTCGGGGAGCCGCTGCCGATGCACCGGATCGCCGAGAAGCTGAACTCCGAGCGTTCCAACGTGACGGGGATCATCGACCGGCTCGAGGCGCGGGGCCTGGTCGAGCGCCGTCCCGACGACCGCGACCGGCGGATCAAGAACATCGTGGCGACGCCCGCGGGAGCCGTCCTGGCGCGCAACTTCCGGCGTTCGCTGGGCTTCGCGGCCGAACCGCTGGCCGCGCTCGACCCCGAGGACCGTGTCCGATTGCGCGACCTGCTGCGGCGGATGGTCGACGTCGAAGCGTGA
- a CDS encoding epoxide hydrolase family protein — MVKPFQVSLDEADVADLRERLRRTRWPEAETVGDWSQGVPLSYVRELCRDWGEEYDFGFASRLNAFPQFRADVDGVGLHFVHLRSPEPDALPLVLTHGWPGSVVEFLDVFGPLSDPAKYGGDPGDAFHVVAPSLPGFGWSDKPALKIPRVAELFDRLMRELGYDRYGAQGGDWGAAISNALAQSGRVAGVHVNFALVQMTQDDPTPQERRALADLQEFRRTGSGYSGQQGTRPQTLGYGLTDSPAGQAAWIAEKFWAWTDNKGHPEDAVDRQKMLDDISVYWFTATAASSARMYWENNERDLSTVDVPAGVSVFPKEIVRPSRRQAEQRYTDLRWFEELPVGGHFAALEQPELFVEQVRGFFRLVR, encoded by the coding sequence ATGGTCAAGCCGTTCCAGGTGTCTCTCGATGAAGCCGATGTCGCCGACCTGCGGGAGCGGCTGCGGCGGACTCGGTGGCCCGAGGCCGAGACCGTCGGGGACTGGTCGCAGGGTGTTCCGCTGTCCTATGTCCGGGAGCTCTGCCGGGACTGGGGTGAGGAGTACGACTTCGGGTTCGCCTCGCGGCTCAACGCCTTTCCGCAGTTCCGGGCCGACGTCGATGGCGTCGGCCTGCACTTCGTGCACCTGCGGTCGCCTGAGCCCGATGCCTTGCCGCTCGTGCTGACCCATGGGTGGCCCGGGTCCGTCGTCGAGTTCCTCGATGTCTTCGGGCCGCTCAGCGATCCCGCGAAGTACGGCGGCGATCCCGGGGACGCCTTCCACGTCGTCGCGCCGTCGCTGCCCGGGTTCGGGTGGAGTGACAAGCCCGCGCTGAAGATCCCGCGGGTCGCGGAACTCTTCGACCGGCTCATGCGCGAACTCGGCTACGACCGCTACGGCGCCCAGGGCGGCGACTGGGGTGCCGCCATCAGCAACGCTCTCGCGCAGTCGGGGCGGGTCGCCGGGGTGCACGTCAACTTCGCGCTCGTGCAGATGACCCAGGACGATCCGACGCCGCAGGAGCGCCGGGCGCTCGCCGACCTGCAGGAGTTCCGGCGGACCGGCAGCGGGTACTCCGGCCAGCAGGGCACCCGGCCGCAGACGCTCGGCTACGGCCTGACCGATTCGCCCGCCGGCCAGGCCGCCTGGATCGCCGAGAAGTTCTGGGCCTGGACCGACAACAAGGGGCACCCGGAGGACGCCGTCGACCGGCAGAAGATGCTCGACGACATCTCCGTCTACTGGTTCACCGCGACGGCGGCGTCGTCGGCGCGGATGTACTGGGAGAACAACGAACGGGACCTGTCCACAGTGGACGTTCCGGCCGGGGTTTCGGTGTTCCCCAAGGAGATCGTGCGGCCGTCGCGGCGGCAGGCCGAGCAGCGCTACACCGACCTGCGGTGGTTCGAAGAGCTGCCCGTCGGTGGGCACTTCGCCGCGCTGGAGCAGCCCGAACTGTTCGTCGAGCAGGTCCGGGGCTTCTTCCGGCTGGTGCGCTAG
- a CDS encoding SDR family oxidoreductase: protein MSNDRVALITGTSTGIGLATAVRAARAGFRTVATLRDPARADRLREAAGDAELDIRALDVTDAASVRAAFDGVLADYGRLDVLVNNAGAGHVGTIEQEPVSAVRETMEVNFFGVVEATKAAMPALRASGGRVITVTSIGGAVGQPFNEAYCAAKFAVEGLMESLAPVAAAQGVTVCVVEPGAVATEFVNNIGVDERLFAEAGPYAESLQKYIANVTRSFDGAQPADEVAEVILDAMTADAPAFRIQTSKQAEEFTGLKFADRDGSAVQRLTTGWLA, encoded by the coding sequence ATGAGCAACGACCGCGTCGCCCTGATCACCGGCACGTCCACCGGGATCGGCCTCGCCACAGCGGTCCGGGCGGCCCGGGCGGGCTTCCGGACGGTCGCCACCCTGCGCGACCCCGCCCGCGCCGATCGGCTGCGGGAAGCGGCCGGCGACGCCGAGCTGGACATCCGCGCGCTCGACGTCACCGACGCGGCATCCGTCCGCGCGGCGTTCGACGGCGTCCTCGCCGACTACGGCCGGCTCGACGTGCTGGTGAACAACGCCGGCGCGGGGCACGTCGGCACGATCGAGCAGGAGCCGGTCTCGGCGGTGCGCGAGACCATGGAGGTCAACTTCTTCGGCGTCGTCGAAGCGACGAAGGCCGCGATGCCGGCGTTGCGCGCGAGCGGCGGCCGCGTGATCACGGTGACCAGCATCGGCGGCGCGGTCGGCCAGCCGTTCAACGAGGCGTACTGCGCGGCGAAGTTCGCCGTCGAAGGCTTGATGGAGTCGCTCGCGCCGGTCGCGGCGGCCCAGGGCGTCACGGTGTGCGTCGTCGAGCCGGGCGCGGTCGCGACGGAGTTCGTCAACAACATCGGCGTCGACGAGCGGCTCTTCGCCGAGGCCGGCCCGTACGCCGAGTCCCTGCAGAAGTACATCGCCAACGTGACGCGGTCGTTCGACGGTGCCCAGCCGGCCGACGAGGTCGCCGAGGTGATCCTGGACGCGATGACGGCCGACGCACCGGCGTTCCGCATCCAGACGTCGAAGCAGGCCGAGGAGTTCACCGGCCTCAAGTTCGCCGACCGCGACGGCTCGGCCGTCCAGCGCCTGACGACCGGCTGGCTCGCCTAG